The genomic segment GGATTTGGGATTGCGGAATACGGACAAGAGCACCTGGTCGATGGGCTTGCCCTCGCCGTCCAGGGCGTTTCCCGCGTGGACCGTGTGGCTTGGGAAATCCGAAACCGCGCCGCCGCCCGCGGGCCGGAAAACGCGGCCTGCGATCGGGAAAGAAGCCGGGCCGCTGATGCGGATGACCGCAATGCCGCCTTCTCCCGGCGGAGTCGCGACCGCGGCGATCGTGTCGTCCAGATTAACTGCGGGCATGCTTCCTCTTTTTGCCCCTCACCCTTCCCTCTCCCCGCATACGGGGAGAGGATAAAGGAGAGGGGATGCGTTTTTTTAAATGCGCGCGGGCTTCGCCCACCCAGTAAAGCGAGCCCGTGACCACGACAAGCGAACCGGGCCCGGCGACTTGTTTCGCAAGGCCCCACGCCTGCGGAAATCGCGCGGCGGGAAACACGTTGTTGAAATACTTCCGGGCCTGCGCCAGGAGCACCGCGGTTTCCTGGCTGCGCGGGCTTCCCATCCTCGCGAGGACCGCCGTATCGAAGAAGCCGCTCAGGATTTTCAGCATCGCGTCCGAATTTTTGTCCCGCGCCACGCTGAAAACCAGGACGCGTTTGCGGTTAGCATAGCTTTTCTTCAGGTAGTCCACAAGGGCCTGCGTGGACGTGGGATTATGCGCGCCGTCCAGCAGCGCTTCCGGATTTCCGGGCACACTCTCGATGCGGCCCGGCCAGTCTTTTCGCCCGAGGCCTTCGCGGATCGCTTTTTCCGGCACGGCAAAATCCAATTCGCGCAAAAGCCTTGCCGCGGCCGCGGCCAGCGACGCATTGATGCGCTGGAAATCCCCGGCCAGCGCGGGCCCCGGCCCCGCGGGCGCGACCTGATGAAGATTCGCGCGCATCCGGCGCACGCGGTCGAAAATTTCCGGCATGGCTTCGGGCAGCTGCGGCGCGGTCACGACTTCGGCGCCGCGCTTGATGACCGCCGCTTTTTCGCGCGCGATGTGCCGCAGGGTCGGACCGAGCACGGCCTCATGGTCCATGCCGAGCGTCGTAATCACCGCGATCGGCGCGTCCATGGCGTTCGTCGCGTCCAAGCGTCCGCCGAGCCCCACTTCGAAAATCGCGGCGCGTACATGCGCCCTCTTGAATGCGAGCGCGGCCGCAAGCGTCATGATTTCGAAATACGTGGGCTCGCCGAATTTCGAGGGGATTTTCGAAGAAGAAAGCTTGCGCCGGATTTCTGAAAACGCCCGGGCCCACGCGGCCTGCGAAATAATTTTTCCGTTGATGCGGATCCGTTCGAGCGGGGTCTGGAGATGCGGCGAGGAATAAAAGCCCGAGGGAATGCCGGCCGCGCAAAGCATGGAGTGAAGGAAAAAACCCGTGGAG from the Verrucomicrobiia bacterium genome contains:
- a CDS encoding folylpolyglutamate synthase/dihydrofolate synthase family protein, translating into MDFQKSLSYLDSFVNLERAVLPSQNRFMNLDRMKCLLKLFGNPDKSFVPIIIAGTKGKGSTGFFLHSMLCAAGIPSGFYSSPHLQTPLERIRINGKIISQAAWARAFSEIRRKLSSSKIPSKFGEPTYFEIMTLAAALAFKRAHVRAAIFEVGLGGRLDATNAMDAPIAVITTLGMDHEAVLGPTLRHIAREKAAVIKRGAEVVTAPQLPEAMPEIFDRVRRMRANLHQVAPAGPGPALAGDFQRINASLAAAAARLLRELDFAVPEKAIREGLGRKDWPGRIESVPGNPEALLDGAHNPTSTQALVDYLKKSYANRKRVLVFSVARDKNSDAMLKILSGFFDTAVLARMGSPRSQETAVLLAQARKYFNNVFPAARFPQAWGLAKQVAGPGSLVVVTGSLYWVGEARAHLKKRIPSPLSSPRMRGEGRVRGKKRKHARS